Within the Pseudomonas fulva genome, the region CTAGGCTTTTGAGCCACGGCATGTCCCTCACATCTTCTAGTCGGTCTTACCCAATGGCTTTTGCACGTTCATTTTCTTAACACTCCTTCTGCCATAATCTTTTACTCTCTCACGCGATTCATTAATGGCTTTCCTTAGCTTTATGCATTTCTTAATGATGCGACGAACTCCGCTATTCGCATCGCGTTCTTGTTGATCTAGGGCTTTAAAGTGTCTCTGACTGAATCGCCAAGCGAGTCTTTGCTACTCATTGACCAGCCCGTTCAAGGTCTTGCCATGAGCTTCGGCTGCTGACCCCAATTGCTTCACCTGCCTGGGTGGCAATAAGCTTGGATTCTTTTCAGGGATTGTGCTTATGTCTAGGGCCGATGCCAACAGCTTCCTTTTCATTGGTCTTCTCCATTCCTTCGGGCGTACCAGCGCCTAGCTACTTCCTGTGTGATCGCTATCCCGCGTTTGGATTGGCCAAGTTTCTGCTGGCCTCGGCGTAGTCAGGATCTATTTGGCCGTTTTCAGGCGCGGTCATGCCAGTCCTGAGCCATAAAGAGTACTCAGGGTAGCGATTTGCTATCAAGTCCAATTCATTAGTGCGCAAATTTGCTCGCTTGTCGTAGCGAATGGTCTTGCACCTTTCTTCCTTTAGTCCTGTGGCTTCGCCGACCTCGCGATGCCCAAAAACTGCCATAAAATGTCTAACCCTATCCTGTGTTGATTCCATAAAGATCTAAAAACTCTTCGTTGAAATATTCCACAGCTCATTGGAGGTGGTATTATTCCACTCGGATAGTGGAAATATACCACTTCGGCCGACGTGATGATCGATGGATTATAGGGGCTTTGCATGGAACAGTCTGGAATAGTGGGGTTCGACACACAGGGAAACCCGGAACGCGTCAACGATCTGCGTGATGCGCCGTTTTGCTCAAAGCACGTGTTCGCCAAGCTGCTGGGTATCGACGTGATTACCGAGGATGTCGTACGCGGCTGGATCGAATCCGGCACCGTCCCGACCGCCAAGATTGGCCGTCACCGCGTCATCAACCTGCACCGCATCCGCCGTGACATGGAACGCGGCAAGACCGTGTTCTGTGCGGGGGACTACGGCGATGACTAAGACCTTCGTTGTCGAGACCTGCACGTTCCATGGGGTTACCAAGCGCCGTCGTTGGCACCTTGTGCACACCGGTGCTACCCGAGCGGATTGCCGCGCTTACATCAAGAAAACCGTCATAGACCTTTATGCCCACTGGTGCCCTGAGCGTGCTACCGATCTGTTCCGCGTCCGTTACGTGAGGCCAGGTAAATGAGCCATGCAAAAGTACCTGCACCAACCCCACAGTCCGGACTGCGACTGCTCTGTCTGCTATGTCAAAAGACTGGGGCCTATCAGCCTGTCGCCACGCTGCGCCCAATGCCGCCCCGTTCGCTGTTTTCCGGTCGTTGGCCAAATGCGGCTGGTGAACGGGCACTGGCTTCACGTGAGCAGTACCTACCGTTGGGTCTCGGGCTTTACCTGTCCCCAGCACTCACCAACCCCGCGCCCGCCTCGGTACTGGTACGTGGTGGAAAACATCGGCAAGCCAACGCCCTACGTCCCGCGCTGGGATCTGTTCGAGCTGGAGTCTGAGCCATGCACGACCTGACCGGATT harbors:
- the pflM gene encoding lysogeny maintenance protein PflM, whose amino-acid sequence is MQKYLHQPHSPDCDCSVCYVKRLGPISLSPRCAQCRPVRCFPVVGQMRLVNGHWLHVSSTYRWVSGFTCPQHSPTPRPPRYWYVVENIGKPTPYVPRWDLFELESEPCTT
- a CDS encoding DNA-binding protein is translated as MEQSGIVGFDTQGNPERVNDLRDAPFCSKHVFAKLLGIDVITEDVVRGWIESGTVPTAKIGRHRVINLHRIRRDMERGKTVFCAGDYGDD